Proteins from one Triticum aestivum cultivar Chinese Spring chromosome 7A, IWGSC CS RefSeq v2.1, whole genome shotgun sequence genomic window:
- the LOC123154829 gene encoding uncharacterized protein, producing the protein MLSSSSSRSWIRLLLYATLETWTCLKQNLRLLSQRRRPDGVESLLTPVGGPVMRPDHCKLLHSCQQPNQVEVVMLAPLFCFVLMWYKSASSADEDLSVAVLMRMQDPLPPASPSDCRELGRQINYEEVKAELKWGGRQHEGVGDISIFQNDLLGPNEDRCVVVDIRCTANIEPQKNIMKEVGEAGGDHIPTQSAS; encoded by the exons ATGTTGTCCAGCTCATCCTCACGCTCGTGGATTCGCCTCCTCCTATACGCGACACTTGAAACATGGACGTG TTTGAAGCAGAACCTCCGTCTTCTATCTCAACGCCGGCGGCCCGACGGCGTCGAATCCTTATTGACGCCCGTCGGCGGCCCAGTGATGCGACCAGATCACTGCAAATTGCTCCATTCATGTCAGCAGCCTAATCAG GTGGAGGTAGTCATGTTGGCACCACTGTTTTGCTTCGTGCTGATGTGGTATAAAAGTGCCTCCTCGGCAGATGAGGACCTGAGCGTGGCCGTGCTAATGAGGATGCAGGATCCACTGCCACCGGCCAGTCCGA GTGATTGCAGAGAACTTGGCAGGCAGATCAATTACGAGGAGGTCAAGGCTGAGCTGAAGTGGGGTGGGCGCCAACATGAAGGAGTTGGAGATATCTCTATTTTT CAAAATGACCTGCTTGGACCGAACGAGGACAGGTGTGTGGTGGTGGACATAAGATGCACGGCGAACATTGAGCCGCAGAAGAACATTATGAAAG AGGTTGGAGAGGCTGGAGGAGACCATATACCAACACAAAGCGCATCTTGA